The Pectinophora gossypiella chromosome 10, ilPecGoss1.1, whole genome shotgun sequence genome contains a region encoding:
- the LOC126370294 gene encoding neuropeptide SIFamide receptor: MMIVFIWIFAIVVTTPWVFFFDLVVVFEDNPHIRLCLDVWPNPLSEILYFVVGNLIFCYILPMVLITMCYILIWIKVWRRSIPTDTQDAQMERMQQKSKVKVMKMLVAVVILFVLSWFPLYLIFARIKLGGPIQKWEENIFPVVTPLAQWLGASNSCINPILYAFFNKKYRKGFVAIIKSRKCCGRLRYYETIALQSSSTSTRKSWHYNNNNHASITRRSPPMDKNAVSFIFNHTGV; the protein is encoded by the coding sequence ATGATGATCGTGTTCATCTGGATCTTCGCTATAGTTGTCACCACGCCCTGGGTCTTCTTTTTCGACCTGGTTGTCGTTTTCGAAGACAACCCTCATATCCGCCTTTGCCTTGACGTCTGGCCCAATCCTCTCAGCGAAATTCTTTACTTCGTCGTCGGCAACCTCATATTTTGCTACATCCTGCCCATGGTCCTCATCACCATGTGCTATATCCTCATTTGGATCAAAGTCTGGAGGAGAAGCATCCCCACAGATACCCAGGATGCCCAGATGGAGAGGATGCAACAGAAATCCAAGGTCAAGGTCATGAAGATGCTTGTTGCTGTTGTCATCTTGTTCGTCCTGTCCTGGTTCCCGCTGTACCTCATCTTCGCGAGGATAAAGCTGGGAGGCCCCATTCAGAAATGGGAGGAGAACATCTTCCCCGTGGTGACACCTCTAGCGCAGTGGTTAGGGGCGTCTAACTCCTGCATTAATCCAATCCTGTACGCGTTCTTCAACAAGAAGTATAGGAAGGGCTTCGTCGCGATTATCAAGAGCAGGAAGTGCTGCGGGAGGCTTCGTTACTACGAGACCATCGCGCTGCAGTCATCGAGCACGTCGACAAGAAAGTCCTGGCATTACAACAATAACAACCACGCCTCGATCACGCGCCGATCCCCTCCTATGGACAAGAACGCCGTATCCTTTATCTTCAACCATACGGGGGTCTAA